A DNA window from Amycolatopsis sp. DSM 110486 contains the following coding sequences:
- a CDS encoding GNAT family N-acetyltransferase gives MRLRAFEDRDVDMIIDLSTDPYIPTIGSLVGNSNRDDARAYLRRQHDRLDAGLGYAFCVASASTDEALGTIGLHLTALTAGRATAGYAIAPAHRGRGLARQALTALTWFAWSIPDLHRIELYIEPWNVASVRTAEAAGYEREGLLRSHQEIGGRRVDMLLYAAIKPADQPR, from the coding sequence GTGCGACTGCGCGCCTTCGAAGACCGCGACGTGGACATGATCATCGACTTGTCGACCGATCCCTACATCCCGACCATCGGGTCCCTCGTCGGCAACTCCAACCGGGACGACGCCCGCGCATACCTCAGGCGACAGCACGACCGCCTCGACGCCGGGCTGGGCTACGCGTTCTGCGTGGCGTCCGCGAGCACCGACGAAGCGCTGGGCACGATCGGCCTGCACCTCACCGCCCTCACCGCCGGCCGGGCGACCGCGGGGTACGCCATCGCCCCCGCCCACCGCGGCAGGGGGCTCGCGCGGCAGGCACTCACCGCGCTGACGTGGTTCGCCTGGTCGATCCCGGACCTGCACCGGATCGAGCTGTACATCGAACCGTGGAACGTCGCCTCCGTCCGCACGGCCGAGGCCGCGGGCTACGAGCGCGAAGGTCTGCTCCGCAGCCACCAGGAAATCGGCGGCCGGCGGGTGGACATGCTGCTGTACGCCGCGAT
- the dnaB gene encoding replicative DNA helicase encodes MALTDDRGPMYDADSDPGPSDPGPGGFDRQPPQDMAAEQSVLGGMLLSKDAIADVIEALGPGDFYRPAHQAVYDCILDLYGRGEPADPITVSAELERRGELGRVGGAPYLHTLIATVPTAANAGYYAEIVAEKAVLRRLVEAGTRIVQYGYGAAAADGANIDEVVDRAQAAIYDVTERRTSEDYVALEDLLQPTMDEIDAIASRGGQSRGIPTGFADFDELTNGLHPGQMIIVAARPGVGKSTLGLDFVRSASIRHGLTSVVFSLEMSRTEIVMRMLSAEAKIRLADMRGGKMSDDDWTRLARRMSEVSEAPLFVDDSPNMTMMEIRAKARRLKQRHDLKLVVVDYLQLMTSGKRVESRQQEVSEFSRQLKLLAKEIEVPVIAISQLNRGPEQRTDKKPMLSDLRESGSLEQDADIVILINRPDAWERDDPRAGEADLILAKHRAGPTSTIVVAHQLHYSRFADLAHD; translated from the coding sequence GTGGCGCTGACCGACGACCGCGGTCCGATGTACGACGCGGACTCCGACCCGGGGCCGAGTGACCCGGGTCCGGGCGGGTTCGACCGGCAGCCGCCGCAGGACATGGCGGCGGAGCAGTCGGTGCTGGGCGGCATGCTGCTGTCGAAGGACGCGATCGCCGACGTGATCGAAGCGCTCGGGCCCGGCGACTTCTACCGGCCCGCGCACCAGGCCGTGTACGACTGCATCCTCGACCTCTACGGCCGCGGCGAACCTGCCGACCCGATCACGGTGTCGGCGGAGCTGGAACGCCGCGGCGAGCTCGGCCGCGTCGGCGGCGCGCCGTACCTGCACACGCTCATCGCAACCGTCCCCACCGCGGCCAACGCCGGGTACTACGCCGAGATCGTCGCCGAGAAGGCGGTGCTGCGCCGGCTCGTGGAGGCGGGCACGCGCATCGTGCAGTACGGCTACGGCGCGGCGGCCGCCGACGGCGCGAACATCGACGAGGTCGTCGACCGCGCGCAGGCCGCCATCTACGACGTCACCGAGCGCCGCACCAGCGAGGACTACGTCGCGCTCGAAGACCTCCTGCAGCCGACGATGGACGAGATCGACGCGATCGCGTCGCGCGGCGGGCAGTCGCGGGGCATCCCGACGGGCTTCGCCGACTTCGATGAGCTCACCAACGGCCTGCACCCCGGCCAGATGATCATCGTCGCCGCCCGCCCCGGTGTCGGTAAGTCGACGCTGGGCCTCGACTTCGTGCGATCCGCGTCGATCCGCCACGGCCTGACCAGCGTCGTCTTCTCGCTGGAAATGAGCCGCACCGAGATCGTGATGCGCATGCTGTCGGCCGAGGCCAAGATCCGCCTCGCCGACATGCGCGGTGGCAAGATGTCCGACGACGACTGGACCCGCCTGGCCCGCCGCATGAGCGAGGTCTCGGAGGCGCCGCTGTTCGTCGACGACTCCCCGAACATGACGATGATGGAGATCCGTGCGAAGGCCCGCCGGCTCAAGCAGCGCCACGACCTCAAGCTCGTGGTCGTCGACTACCTCCAGCTGATGACGTCGGGCAAGCGCGTCGAGTCGCGGCAGCAGGAAGTCTCGGAGTTCTCGCGGCAGCTCAAGCTGCTCGCGAAGGAGATCGAAGTGCCGGTCATCGCGATCTCCCAGCTCAACCGTGGTCCGGAACAGCGCACCGACAAGAAGCCGATGCTGTCCGACCTCCGTGAGTCGGGCTCCCTGGAGCAGGACGCCGACATCGTCATCCTGATCAACCGCCCCGACGCCTGGGAACGCGACGATCCCCGCGCCGGCGAAGCCGACCTGATCCTGGCGAAGCACCGTGCCGGCCCGACGAGCACGATCGTCGTCGCGCACCAGCTGCACTACAGCCGCTTCGCCGACCTCGCGCACGACTAG